The following coding sequences lie in one Plasmodium sp. gorilla clade G2 genome assembly, chromosome: 11 genomic window:
- a CDS encoding AP-4 complex subunit mu, putative, producing the protein MVISQFYILSPRGDTIINRDFRGDIIKGSAEVFFRNVKLYKGDAPPVFYLNGINFTYLKSNNLYFVLTSLFNISPSYLIELLHRLLKIFKDFCGQITEELIRSNFILIYEIIDEIIDYGYLQNSNTEYIKNLIHNEITTNNNTVKKFTNLPNFSIKNTNTLPSNASQKPIQINDKKNEIFIDIVEKINLIMNSNGEIVYSYIDGVIQIKSYLLGNPFIKIALNDDLYIKNIHHDNSNNIIIDDCNFNHLVNLSQFEKDKIISLYQPDGECVLMNYRINNNFKAPFKIYANVIYNQNHTVELFIRIRLDIPSQYTCTNVFVYCNLCKHITNVHLDLNTNSDLFSAQYIANENKLLWTIKKFKGEHEYSIRSKITLSPHYAFSKRDFGPIYILFEIPMFNLSKLRIKYLRIIENYKTSNTHRWVRYITQSSSYVYRLN; encoded by the exons atGGTGATATCccaattttatattttgtctCCTAGAGGGGATACTATTATTAATAGAGATTTTCGTggagatataataaaaggtAGTGCCGAAGTATTTTTTCGAaatgtaaaattatataaaggtGATGCACCTCcagttttttatttgaatggTATAAACTTTACATATTTGAAAAgcaataatttatattttgtattaacATCATTGTTTAATATTTCTCCAAGTTATTTAATTGAATTATTACATCGTTtactaaaaatatttaaagatTTTTGTGGACAAATAACAGAAGAATTAATACGaagtaattttattttaatatatgaaataatagATGAAATAATAGATTATGGTTATTTACAAAATAGTAATacagaatatataaaaaatttaatacataatgaaataacaacaaataataatacagtGAAAAAATTTACTAACCTACCTAATTtttcaataaaaaatacaaatacatTACCATCAAATGCTTCACAAAAACCTATACAgattaatgataaaaaaaatgaaatatttatagatatagtggaaaaaattaatttaattatgaaTTCTAATGGAGAAAttgtatattcatatattgatggagttatacaaataaaatctTATTTATTAGGAAATCCTTTTATCAAAATAGCTTTAAAtgatgatttatatattaaaaatattcatcatgataattcaaataatattattattgatgaTTGTAATTTTAATCATCTAGTTAATTTATCTCAATttgaaaaagataaaattatatCCTTATATCAACCAGATGGTGAATGTGTACTTATGAATTATAGAATTAATAATAACTTTAAAGCtccttttaaaatatatgcaaATGTGATATATAATCAAAATCATAcg gtaGAACTGTTTATAAGAATACGGCTAGATATCCCTTCTCAATATACATGCACAAATGTATTTGTTTATTGCAACTTATGTAAACACATAACTAATGTGCACCTGGACTTGAATACGAATTCGGATTTATTCTCAGCTCAATATATAGCAAATGAGAACAAATTATTATGGACCATCAAAAAATTcaag GGAGAACATGAATATAGTATTCGATCAAAAATTACATTAAGTCCTCATTATGCCTTTTCAAAACGAGATTTTGgacctatatatattttatttgaaataCCAATGTTCAATTTATCAAAACTTAGAATAAAATATCTGAGGATAATTGAAAATTACAAAACAAGTAATACGCATCGATGGGTGCGTTATATAACTCAATCTTCTTCATATGTTTACCGTCTAAactga
- a CDS encoding ATP-dependent zinc metalloprotease FTSH, putative codes for MYRADIIRKKSTSLLLSSERNAFEKKKWLLKKSLDNLLDHNKTQKGCLHSLSYLKDKINHPYNNNVKNGYKDLAVCSSSIKYNSNVDYNIFYDSLNYICENVQNIWSNKNKNVKINENISNMFVRFLKKYNHIKNGNYKMKKGVYKNDSFIKSSNYLQSFLLNGKCSDGEKIIKKILKDNKNLKSLKKKMMMKKNKDFMFSSQRSMTNLSGHNQNENTFVESIINNNNNIINNIIKTHMSFNNSRYTSFLNNNLSKYKLNFFEFLKNIYLSKAPKGFERFENKSPNTNNFKSEEEKPRKYDNYFFYIFFILLLFFLLFVDSNGLYNEISQNDFFYKYLSKGYIEKIKLINKDYVKAYLNTHGIKKYHMKYVSFRVGNSDSFEKKVEAIQREMNIKRDELIEVQYVNEANILNEVKGYIPSILFFLLLIFLFQKITLKNVTNSGMDKLFKFSKISPINKNNLKTDVKFSSVAGMKQAKEEIMEFVDFLKNPTKYEILGAKIPKGALLCGAPGTGKTLLAKAVAGEANVPFFNISGSDFIEVFVGIGPSRVRELFAQARKHAPSIIFIDEIDAVGRKRSKGGFAGGGNDERENTLNQMLVEMDGFHTSNDKVVVLAGTNRVDILDPAITRPGRFDRIVNISKPDINERSEIFQVHLKNLKLHESLDIKNISYILASLTPGFVGADIANVVNEGAIQCARRSNLLGVQIKDFELAIERVIGGLPKSSSLISPLEKKIISYHETGHALIGWFLEYADPVLKVSIIPRNNGALGYSQHLSEEIMLFSRDAILDKIAVILGGRAAEELFIGKITTGAIDDLNKVTQLAYSYVSQYGMNQEIGLVSFQPNSNSEYNLYRPHSECLAHLIDNEVRSLIETQYKRVKSILMKNEKHVHNLSNLLYEKETISYHDIVKCVGERPYPVKSAYEKFVKANPYKAIINEPLLEDKKESDNIKGDVKGDTSNGATVNTKENKKDNTKENKKDNTKENIKENTKDNKKDNTKNQYNISGNNSKDDTKQTSSKLNEEKCNEKLGDSQKKDNKISNVKLR; via the coding sequence atgtataggGCTGATATTATCAGAAAGAAGTCaacttctttattattatcaagtGAAAGAAATGcgtttgaaaaaaaaaaatggctATTGAAAAAATCTTTGGATAATTTATTAGATCATAATAAAACACAAAAGGGATGTCTCCATTCcttatcatatttaaaagataaaataaatcatccttataataataatgtaaagaATGGTTATAAAGATTTAGCTGTATGCTCATCATCAATTAAATACAATTCAAACGtagattataatatattttatgattctttaaattatatttgtgAAAATGTACAAAATATATggagtaataaaaataagaatgttaaaattaatgaaaatatatctaatatgTTTGTGagatttttaaaaaaatataatcatattaaaaatggaaactacaaaatgaaaaaaggggtatataaaaatgatagtTTTATAAAATCATCTAATTATTTACAGTCCTTTTTGTTAAATGGGAAATGTAGTGATggtgaaaaaattataaaaaaaattttaaaagataataaaaatttgaaaagtctcaaaaaaaaaatgatgatgaagaaaaataaagatttTATGTTTTCCTCTCAGAGGAGTATGACTAATCTAAGTGGTCACAACcaaaatgaaaatacatTTGTCGAAtcaataattaataataataataatataattaataatataataaaaacacatatgtcatttaataattcaaGATATACTAGTTTTCTTAATAATAActtatcaaaatataaattaaactTTTTtgagtttttaaaaaatatttatctttCTAAAGCACCCAAAGGATTTGAAAgatttgaaaataaaagtCCTAATAccaataattttaaatctGAAGAAGAGAAACCAcgtaaatatgataattattttttttatatattctttatcttattattatttttccttCTATTTGTGGATTCGAATggtttatataatgaaataagtcagaatgattttttttataaatatttatcaaaaGGTTATATAgagaaaattaaattaattaataaagatTATGTAAAAGCATATTTAAATACTCAtggtataaaaaaatatcatatgaAATATGTAAGTTTCCGTGTTGGAAATAGTGATagttttgaaaaaaaagtaGAAGCTATACAAAgagaaatgaatataaaaagagaTGAATTAATAGAAGTACAATATGTTAATGAAgctaatatattaaatgaagtAAAAGGTTATATTCcaagtattttattttttttattgttaatatttttatttcaaaaaattacTTTAAAGAATGTTACTAATAGTGGTAtggataaattatttaaatttagtAAGATATCAcctattaataaaaataatttaaaaacagATGTGAAATTTTCAAGTGTAGCTGGTATGAAGCAAGCTAAAGAAGAAATTATGGAATTTGtagattttttaaaaaatccaaccaaatatgaaatattggGTGCTAAAATACCTAAAGGTGCATTATTATGTGGTGCTCCAGGTACTGGAAAAACTTTACTAGCCAAAGCTGTAGCAGGAGAAGCAAATGttccattttttaatattagtGGTAGTGATTTTATTGAAGTTTTTGTTGGTATAGGTCCATCAAGGGTTCGAGAATTATTTGCTCAAGCAAGAAAACATGCACcttctataatttttatagatGAAATTGATGCTGTCGGGAGAAAAAGATCAAAAGGTGGTTTTGCTGGTGGAGGTAATGATGAAAGAGAAAACACATTAAATCAAATGCTAGTAGAAATGGATGGATTTCATACATCTAATGATAAGGTAGTTGTTTTAGCTGGTACTAATAGAGTAGATATTTTAGATCCAGCTATTACTAGACCAGGGAGATTTGATAGAATAGTAAATATAAGTAAACctgatataaatgaaagaTCTGAAATTTTCCAagttcatttaaaaaatcttAAATTACATGAATCAttagatattaaaaatattagttATATATTAGCATCTTTAACACCTGGTTTTGTTGGTGCTGATATTGCTAATGTTGTTAATGAAGGAGCTATTCAATGTGCTCGACGATCTAATTTATTAGGTGTTCAAATCAAAGATTTTGAACTAGCTATAGAAAGAGTCATTGGTGGATTACCAAAATCTTCCTCTCTTATATCACcacttgaaaaaaaaattatatcatatcATGAAACTGGTCATGCACTTATTGGCTGGTTTTTAGAATATGCTGATCCTGTATTAAAAGTATCTATAATTCCTAGAAATAATGGGGCCCTTGGATATTCACAACACTTAAGTGAAGAAATTATGTTATTTTCAAGAGATGCAATATTAGATAAAATTGCTGTAATATTAGGTGGAAGAGCAGCAGAAGAATTGTTTATAGGAAAAATTACAACAGGAGCTATTGATGATTTAAACAAAGTTACTCAGCTAGCTTATTCATATGTTTCTCAATATGGTATGAATCAAGAAATAGGATTGGTGTCATTTCAACCCAATTCAAATAgtgaatataatttatacagGCCACATTCAGAATGTTTAGCACATCTTATAGATAATGAAGTTAGATCATTAATTGAAACTCAATATAAAAGAGTTAAATctatattaatgaaaaatgaaaaacatGTACACAATCTATCCAacttattatatgaaaaggAAACTATCTCATATCATGATATTGTTAAATGTGTTGGTGAAAGACCCTATCCAGTCAAATCAGCATATGAAAAGTTTGTAAAGGCAAATCCATACAAAGCAATAATAAACGAACCATTACTTGAAGATAAAAAGGAAAGTGATAATATCAAAGGTGATGTAAAGGGTGATACATCAAATGGTGCAACTGTTAATACAAAGGAGAATAAAAAAGACAATACAAAGGAGAATAAAAAAGACAATacaaaggaaaatataaaggAAAATACAAAAGACAATAAAAAAGACAATACAAAAAATCAGTACAATATTTCGGGTAACAATTCCAAAGATGATACTAAACAAACTTCATCAAAGTTGAATGAAGAAAAATGTAATGAAAAATTAGGAGATTCTCAAAAGaaggataataaaatatccaATGTGAAACTAAgatga
- a CDS encoding alternative splicing factor ASF-1, putative yields MKKIINSGNRLYVGNIPGSATRQELIKIFEEYGKISDMDIKYNRNSNGTNYAFIEYENPKSAEKTIQKRNGRKFKGYMLKVEYSIEKKNRDLNDIYRSEYRVVVKHFPRFFKNIKEFLSRAGKVLYIHKDNGFIIAEYEDKESMIKAINTLDRTIYNSKRKVYVRVFKDIPYDYSDVNLIDYNMVFSSPKNENITPKELN; encoded by the coding sequence atgaaaaaaatcatCAATAGTGGTAATAGATTATATGTTGGTAATATCCCAGGTTCAGCAACAAGACAAGagttgataaaaatatttgaagaATATGGAAAGATATCAGATatggatataaaatataatcgTAATAGTAATGGAACTAATTATGCATTTATTGAATATGAGAATCCTAAGAGTGCTGAGAAAACTATACAAAAAAGGAATGGAAGGAAATTTAAAGGATATATGTTAAAAGTAGAATATagtatagaaaaaaaaaatagagatTTAAATGATATCTATAGATCTGAATATAGAGTTGTTGTAAAACATTTCCCtcgattttttaaaaatataaaagaatttttaTCAAGAGCAGGTAAAGTactttatattcataaagaTAATGGTTTTATTATTGCTGAATATGAAGATAAAGAAAGTATGATTAAAGCTATTAATACATTAGATAGAACTATTTATAATTCAAAAAGAAAAGTTTATGTTCGAGTATTTAAAGACATACCTTATGATTATTCGGATGTAAATCTTATCGATTATAATATGGTCTTCTCATCAcccaaaaatgaaaatataactCCAAAggaattaaattaa
- a CDS encoding phosphoglycerate mutase, putative yields the protein MTTYTLVLLRHGESTWNKENKFTGWTDVPLSEKGEEEAVAAGKYLKEKNFKFDVVYTSVLKRAICTAWNVLKTADLLHVPVVKTWRLNERHYGSLQGLNKSETAKKYGEEQVKIWRRSYDIPPPKLDKEDSRWPGHNVVYKNVPKDALPFTECLKDTVERVLPFWFDHIAPDILANKKVMVAAHGNSLRGLVKHLDNLSEADVLELNIPTGVPLVYELDEHLKPVKHYYLLDSEELKKKMDEVANQGKAK from the exons ATGACTACTTATACTTTAGTTCTTTTAAGACATG gTGAAAGTACATGGAACAAGGAAAACAAGTTCACAGGATGGACCGATGTTCCTTTAAGTGAAAAGGGAGAAGAAGAAGCAgt agcTGCTGGAAAATACCTTAAGGAAAAGAATTTCAAATTCGACGTTGTTTATACATCAGTTTTAAAGAGAGCAATATGCACAGCCTGGAATGTATTAAAAACAGCTGACCTTTTACATGTTCCAGTTGTTAAAACATGGAGATTAAATGAAAGGCACTATGGTTCCCTTCAAGGTTTAAACAAATCAGAAACAGCCAAGAAGTATGGAGAGGAACAAGTCAAAATATGGAGAAGATCTTATGATATCCCTCCACCAAAATTAGATAAGGAAGATAGCAGATGGCCAGGACACAAtgttgtatataaaaatgtaccAAAGGATGCATTACCATTTACTGAATGTTTAAAAGATACTGTTGAAAGAGTTTTACCATTTTGGTTTGATCACATTGCACCTGACATTTTAGCAAATAAAAAAGTTATGGTAGCTGCTCATGGAAATAGTTTAAGAGGATTAGTCAAACATTTAGATAACTTAAGTGAAGCTGATGTATTAGAACTTAACATTCCAACAGGTGTACCTTTAGTTTATGAATTAGATGAACACTTAAAGCCAGTAAAACACTATTATTTATTGGACAGTGAAGAATTGAAAAAGAAGATGGATGAAGTAGCCAACCAAGGAAAagcaaaataa
- a CDS encoding metal ion channel - Mg2+, Co2+ and Ni2+ codes for MFVWTHLNKYTNRYINRYILKFTRYESLRLCMLNFTSTIKNENKIYSKKNFNNVLMQNIKITEDEEIICEQFFFSKYNLPYVLKIPFSDLRLIDTCNNNHNPTILIRKDMILLRTGFLSCVIRYNELWLFEPREPLVIKATNLIKQNLKRIYELKGDMNSGVEIPLNEVKDEKCQENENMYETNISNDIYSTHQKNMSDNINDTYKKSICSDINNIGSNHKKIISGNYNIFNRNNIWKNSTQINKKDIFEISEKTYMNENNDVCNKIKIVGKEEPYNNNNNNNNNTKEHDNDEKDDINYLNVENNFYRYKGNISFEFLCLDICMQLSIKEYENYLDTINITLREKIQLQQKKEENIEINMLTNNLLKEMMKIKNKLQKLSNLLNALRSNIEKILKNETDMKNMYLTTLNKISINKIKDYSDLEILLETHLQLTDELSGELENMEEKITHYEELMRLNLDYNRNKFILLNAKISFSTLFCSICAVITSLFGMNLKNFIEHNDYAFFIVSIFITSWSIVGIYFTKNINTLLRFFDKYNVK; via the exons atgtttgtTTGGACACAcctaaataaatatacaaacagatatattaatagatatattttaaaattcaCAAGATATGAATCCTTACGTTTATGTATGTTAAATTTTACTAGtactataaaaaatgaaaataagatatattcaaaaaaaaattttaataatgttttaatgcaaaatataaaaattacgGAAGATGAGGAAATTATATGTGAACAGTTTTTTTTCTCGAAATATAATTTACCATATGTTTTAA agATCCCATTCAGTGATTTGAGACTAATCGACACATGCAACAATAACCACAATCCAACCATATTAATCCGAAAAGATATGATATTGTTAAGAACAGGTTTTTTGAGTTGTGTTATTCGATATAACGAATTGTGGCTCTTTGAACCTAGGGAACCCCTAGTTATAAAAGCTACCAATTTAATTaaacaaaatttaaaaagaatatatgaattaaaagGAGATATGAATTCAGGAGTTGAAATTCCATTAAATGAAGTGAAGGATGAAAAATGTCAAGAGAATGAAAACATGTATGAAACAAATATTagtaatgatatatatagtacTCATCAGAAGAATATgagtgataatataaatgatacatataaaaagagCATTTGtagtgatataaataatataggaAGTAaccacaaaaaaataatatcaggaaattataatatatttaatagaaataatatatggaaaaatagcacacaaataaataaaaaggatatatttgaaataagcgaaaaaacatatatgaatgaaaataatgatgtatgtaataaaataaaaattgtagGAAAGGAAGAaccttataataataataataataataataataatacgaAAGAAcatgataatgatgaaaaagatgatataaattacttaaatgttgaaaataatttttatagatataaaggaaatatatcttttgaatttttatgtttagaTATATGTATGCAATTATCTATtaaagaatatgaaaattatttagatacaataaatataacattaaGAGAGAAAATACAActtcaacaaaaaaaagaagaaaatatagaaataaatatgctaacaaataatttattaaaagaaatgatgaaaattaaaaataaattacagAAATTatctaatttattaaatgcaTTACGTagtaatattgaaaaaatattaaaaaatgaaactgatatgaaaaatatgtatttaactacattaaataaaatatcaataaataaaataaaagattatAGTGActtagaaatattattagaaaCACATTTACAATTAACAGATGAATTATCAGGAGAATTAGAAAATATGGAAGAAAAAATTACACATTATGAAGAATTAATGAGATTAAATTTAGAttataatagaaataaatttattttattgaatGCTAAAATTTCATTTTCaacattattttgttctataTGTGCTGTAATTACTAGCTTATTTGGTATGaacttaaaaaattttattgaaCATAATGATTATGCATTTTTTATTGTATCCATTTTTATTACCTCATGGTCTATTGTTGGAATATATTTCaccaaaaatataaatacccTCTTAAGGTTTTTTGACAAATATAATGTgaaataa
- a CDS encoding alpha/beta hydrolase fold domain containing protein, putative, whose protein sequence is MTSYNKNNDLGECIKYVHLKDDKHEGNNIYTYDKDVEYFENLFDYEYDEDDEKENFVDSNDEESTGGRSFGWTFFILGCMTICGFRGKMVKKMAFAPPFVKGYHLENDNKFIFHNSQHEDIKELMCVNNIDINYKKLKRGSTEVSGIMLYKKPLDLTKQTILYSHGNTTDIGYMTPFLLNLVSCNNVNAFSYDYSGYGLSNKGPSEKNCYKSIKMSYDYLTKDLNIKPENIIVYGHSLGSATSCYLINLKKIKVGGCILQSPLFSGLRLLLPLDYKKEMPWFDVFQNDKRLKNIPLLPLFIMHGKNDRDIPYQHSEYLLKIVKKNFAKKVQKKKSQYLRNKDINHLDTNDSILRFWGVDNADHNDIDEKNPELFHHKLGEFLSYCCKFNMNE, encoded by the exons atgacatcatataataaaaataatgatttaggtgaatgtattaaatatgtACATTTAAAAGATGATAAACATGAGggaaataacatatatacttATGATAAAGATGTagaatattttgaaaatttatttgactatgaatatgatgaagatgatgaaaagGAAAATTTTGTGGATTCAAATGATGAAGAATCAACAGGAGGAAGAAGTTTTGGGTGGACTTTTTTCATTCTTGGTTGTATGACCATAtg tgGGTTTAGGGGGAAAATGGTAAAAAAAATGGCGTTTGCTCCTCCATTCGTTAAAGGATATCATttagaaaatgataataaattcatatttCATAATAGTCAGCATGAAGACATTAAAGAATTGATGTGTGTAAATAATAtcgatataaattataaaaaattaaaaagaggTTCAACGGAAGTATCTGGTATAATGTTATATAAGAAACCTTTAGATTTAACTAAACAgacaatattatattcacATGGAAATACTACAGATATTGGTTATATGAcaccatttttattaaatttagtTAGCTGTAACAATGTTAATGCGTTTTCATATGATTATAGTGGTTATGGATTAAGCAATAAAGGTCCTAGTGAAAAGAATTGTTATAAAAGTATTAAGATGTCATATGATTATTTAACTAaagatttaaatataaaaccagaaaatattattgtatatGGACATAGTTTAGGTTCAGCTACTAGttgttatttaattaatttaaaaaaaattaaagtagGTGGTTGTATATTACAATCACCTTTATTTAGTGGTTTAAGATTATTACTACCTTtagattataaaaaagaaatgccATGGTTTGATGTCTTTCAAAATGATAAAcgattaaaaaatattcctcTCCTtcctttatttattatgcATGGTAAAAATGATAGAGATATTCCTTATCAACATTctgaatatttattaaaaattgtaaaaaaaaattttgcaAAAAAagtacagaaaaaaaaatcacaatatttaagaaataaaGATATCAATCATTTAGATACAAATGATTCAATACTTAGATTCTGGGGGGTTGATAATGCTGACCATAATGAtatagatgaaaaaaatccGGAGCTCTTTCATCATAAATTAGGTGAGTTCTTATCATATTGTTGTAAATTTAATATGAACgaataa